The genomic DNA AAAGCAAGCACAGCCTCGGATCACGACGGTCCGGGGCTGTACTGCTGCTGCTAGCGTGAGGCGTGCGCTGAGGCGTCCAGGGAAGGAAAACGATGGCGCCAGGCATCGACGACACCGCGTCCTATCTCATGCCGGGCAGCGGGGACACCTGGGCACAGGCCGTAGCAGCCGCCGGCGGACGCGGCACGCAGAGACTCCGATCGGCAGGCCCCGTCAACCCGCCGGATTGGGTTGCGGAATCGCTCGACACACCGCCGGCGAAGAGCGTCATCGCGAGGCGCCGCACCATGTACCTCAACGATCGGCCTGTCGAGCTGACGGACTCGTACTACCCGCTCGCAGTCGCCGCGGACACCGCACTCGAACGCCCGGGCCGCATCCCCGGCGGCGCGATCACCCTGCTCGCAGAGCTCGGTTACACGGCCCATCACGCGGACGAAGCGGTCGACCTCGATGCCCGACCGACCGCGGATGAGGCCACGCTCCTGAGCATCGCCCGAGACGCACACGTGGTCCGCATCCGCAGAGTCGTGAGGACAGCGGCCGGCGCACCCTTCGAAGCAATGGAGATCGTCATGATCCCCGCAGGCCGCGTCCTCCACCACCGAGCCCTGGTCGAGACCTGATATGCAGCGCACCGACGGCCGCCCCCGACACGCCCAGATCGCCGCGGACCTGCGCGCGAAGATCCTCTCGGGAGACCTCACCGAGAAGCTGCCGCCCTTCAAACGCCTCGTGGCGATGTACGACACGGCATGGAACACGGCGCAGCGCGCAGTAGCCCTTCTCAAAGCCGAAGGCTTCGTAGTAGGCCACCAAGGCAAGGCCCTGCTCATCCGAGCCAAACGCATCGAGATCATCGACGCGGCCCCATACCTCGAACCGGCAGCCACCCGCGTCACCTACAAGATGCTCCACGTAGGCCGCGAACGCCCACCCGCGGACGCCGCCCGCAAACTGGGCCTGACCGACGACGAAACCGCGGTCCTGCGCAAACGCCTGACCCTGCGCGACGGCGACCCCCTCGAGCTGTCGTGGTCCTACTACCCCACCGCCATAGCGGCCGGCACGCCTCTGGAAAGCCCGGCACGAATCCGCGGCGGTGCCCCGGCAATCCTCGCCAGCCTGGGCTTCCACCAGCACGAGTTCGTCGACGAGATCCACGTCCGCCAGCCCACGACCGCGGAACTCGAAACACTGGAACTCCCGCCCGGAGTCCCGGTCATGCGCACACTGCGCACGATCACCGACCGGGAGGGCACCGTGGTCGAGGTCACCGTCATAGTGAAAGGCGGGCACCTGTACGGGATGCGCTACCGGCGGACTCTGTGACTCACGCCGACTAATCCGCCCGACACCACGCGATGAAGATCATTTTTGGCCACCGATCAACTACGGTGCGCGTGTAAAGCCCATCTGACAAGGGGAAGAGCATGCAACGCACTGTCAAAGCCACCATCGGCGCGCTCGCAGCCACCGCGATGATCGCACTGACCTCCACACCGGCGAACGCCACCGCCACCGCACACGCCAAGGCCAACGACGCGGCCTACTTCGTCATGACCGACGTCACCCACGAGCAGTTCGTGGTGAGGCTGGACAACCCCGCGGACATCGAACACGCACGAGAACTGCTGTCAGGCGAGACCACCGACCGGCCGCACGTCATCGGGCGCATCAAGCCCGACACGGCTCCGTACAACCCTCGCTGGAGCTACCACCTCAAGCCGGAGACCATCGGATTCTTCGATGCCGCCACCGAGGTCTGCG from Catenulispora sp. MAP5-51 includes the following:
- a CDS encoding UTRA domain-containing protein — translated: MPGSGDTWAQAVAAAGGRGTQRLRSAGPVNPPDWVAESLDTPPAKSVIARRRTMYLNDRPVELTDSYYPLAVAADTALERPGRIPGGAITLLAELGYTAHHADEAVDLDARPTADEATLLSIARDAHVVRIRRVVRTAAGAPFEAMEIVMIPAGRVLHHRALVET
- a CDS encoding calmodulin-binding protein — translated: MQRTVKATIGALAATAMIALTSTPANATATAHAKANDAAYFVMTDVTHEQFVVRLDNPADIEHARELLSGETTDRPHVIGRIKPDTAPYNPRWSYHLKPETIGFFDAATEVCDATIPYVEEHLDEAGGAFLPGYVWCDWSSRLVREIPAR
- a CDS encoding GntR family transcriptional regulator: MQRTDGRPRHAQIAADLRAKILSGDLTEKLPPFKRLVAMYDTAWNTAQRAVALLKAEGFVVGHQGKALLIRAKRIEIIDAAPYLEPAATRVTYKMLHVGRERPPADAARKLGLTDDETAVLRKRLTLRDGDPLELSWSYYPTAIAAGTPLESPARIRGGAPAILASLGFHQHEFVDEIHVRQPTTAELETLELPPGVPVMRTLRTITDREGTVVEVTVIVKGGHLYGMRYRRTL